One stretch of Oncorhynchus masou masou isolate Uvic2021 chromosome 9, UVic_Omas_1.1, whole genome shotgun sequence DNA includes these proteins:
- the LOC135546082 gene encoding CLK4-associating serine/arginine rich protein-like isoform X1: MWQEARKHERKLRGMMVDYKRRGERRREYYEKIKKDPAQFLQVHGRAYKIHLDSAVALAAESPVNMMPWQGDANNMIDRFDVRAHLDFILTYTPPLLNTATPEQESEERKCNYERYRGLVQNDFASISEEQCLYQIQMDELYGGLQRPNEDDKKKLAKEKATIGYTYEDSTVTKPGEEEEKGEEDDSDNSESEEDEGIPDIDVEVDVDELNTEQELDLNKMATPYGMAEGDFVRMLRKDKDELEAIKHAKALEAEKAMYSGRRSRRQRREFREKRLKGRQISPPSYARRDSPTYDPYKRPQSESSSESRSRSRSPGPEKITFITSFGGSDEEAAAATQAPPPVHTPANSLHQPAGHSRGSRRRRSSSSPSSSSTHRSSSHSSSHSHRDRRRGGGRDRRHSRSRSRRRSDSRSRGRGANGGGRGGSRRRCDRTQSRSNDRDGDRERNRERDRDVGHRFAARRRTRSRSNSRQGDRARRGGGGRTLGGHQRGVSSSSPSPSQSPQPSCTPSPSHRGGPPSATALCDKLRKPDTPGGKETGAAKPRMTPQEKLKIRMQKALNRQSKADKRAAQAKVTQQENKRAEREGELRAMARKIRMKERERREKERDEWERQYGRQSHSPSPSKYGRDHSSSRRRSRSRSRSPYYRY; encoded by the exons ATGTGGCAGGAGGCCCGCAAACATGAGCGCAAGCTGCGCGGCATGATGGTGGACTACAAACGCCGCGGCGAGCGCCGGCGAGAGTACTACGAGAAGATC AAAAAGGACCCGGCTCAGTTCCTTCAGGTTCACGGCCGGGCCTATAAGATCCATCTGGACTCGGCCGTGGCGCTCGCCGCAGAAAGCCCCGTCAACAT GATGCCCTGGCAGGGAGACGCCAACAACATGATTGACAGGTTTGACGTGAgggcacacctggacttcatacTCACCTACACCCCTCCGCTCCTCAACACAGC CACACCAGAACAGGAGTCGGAGGAGAGGAAGTGCAACTATGAGCGTTACAGAGGCCTAGTGCAGAACGACTTTGCCAGCA TCTCTGAGGAGCAGTGTTTGTACCAGATCCAAATGGACGAGCTCTATGGTGGCCTGCAGAGGCCAAATGAGGACGATAAGAAAAA GCTTGCCAAGGAGAAGGCCACAATTGGCTACACGTACGAGGACAGTACTGTTACGAAGCctggggaggaagaagagaaaggggaggaggatgACTCTGACAACAGCGAATCAGAGGAGGACGAGGGTATTCCAGACATTG acGTGGAGGTGGACGTTGACGAGCTCAACACAGAGCAGGAGTTGGATCTGAACAAGATGGCCACTCCATATGGAATGGCAGAGGGAGATTTTGTCAG GATGCTGAGGAAAGACAAGGATGAGCTGGAGGCCATTAAACATGCCAAAGCTCTGGAGGCAGAGAAGGCCATGTACTCG GGCCGTCGCTCTCgcagacagaggagggagttCAGAGAGAAGAGACTGAAGGGCAGACAGATCAGCCCACCCAG CTATGCCAGGAGAGACAGCCCAACCTACGATCCCTACAAACG gcCCCAGTCAGAGTCCAGTTCGGAGTCGCGGTCCCGCTCCCGTTCCCCGGGCCCAGAGAAGATCACCTTCATCACCAGCTTCGGAGGCAGTGACGAGGAGGCTGCCGCTGCAACTCAAGCTCCACCCCCTGTCCACACCCCCGCCAACTCGCTGCACCAGCCCGCAGGTCATAGCAGGGGCTCCCG CAGACGCCGCTCTTCCTCCagcccttcctcctcttccactcatcgctcctcctctcattcctcctctcactCACACCGCGACAGACGccgtggaggagggagggacagacgaCATTCCCGCTCCCGGTCGAGGCGGCGCTCCGACTCGCGGTCCCGGGGTAGAGGAGCCaacggaggaggaagaggggggtcaCGGAGGAGATGCGACCGGACACAGTCCCGCTCCAATGACCGAGATGGAGACCGGGAGAGgaacagggagcgagacagggacgTGGGGCATCGCTTTGCGGCACGCAGGCGCACACG GTCCCGCTCTAACTCTCGACAGGGGGACCGTGCAAGGCGGGGGGGTGGGGGGCGGACTTTGGGAGGCCATCAGAGGGGGGTCAGCAGCAGCAGTCCTAGCCCCTCCCAATCCCCCCAGCCCAGCTGCACCCCTTCCCCCTCACACAGAGGAGGCCCGCCCTCTGCCACTGCACTCTGTGACAAGCTGAGAAA gcCTGATACTCCGGGTGGTAAAGAGACGGGAGCTGCCAAA CCCAGGATGACTCCGCAGGAGAAGCTGAAGATACGCATGCAGAAGGCCCTCAACAGGCAGT CCAAGGCGGATAAGAGAGCAGCCCAGGCGAAAGTCACTCAGCAGGAAAATAAGCGAGCG GAGCGCGAGGGAGAGCTCAGAGCCATGGCACGCAAGATCCGCATGAA ggagCGTGAGcgtcgggagaaagagagggacgaGTGGGAGAGACAGTACGGACGACAAAGCCACTCGCCCTCCCCATCTAAATATG GTCGTGACCACAGCTCATCCAGAAG
- the LOC135546082 gene encoding CLK4-associating serine/arginine rich protein-like isoform X2 gives MWQEARKHERKLRGMMVDYKRRGERRREYYEKIKKDPAQFLQVHGRAYKIHLDSAVALAAESPVNMMPWQGDANNMIDRFDVRAHLDFILTYTPPLLNTATPEQESEERKCNYERYRGLVQNDFASISEEQCLYQIQMDELYGGLQRPNEDDKKKLAKEKATIGYTYEDSTVTKPGEEEEKGEEDDSDNSESEEDEGIPDIDVEVDVDELNTEQELDLNKMATPYGMAEGDFVRMLRKDKDELEAIKHAKALEAEKAMYSGRRSRRQRREFREKRLKGRQISPPSYARRDSPTYDPYKRPQSESSSESRSRSRSPGPEKITFITSFGGSDEEAAAATQAPPPVHTPANSLHQPAGHSRGSRRRSSSSPSSSSTHRSSSHSSSHSHRDRRRGGGRDRRHSRSRSRRRSDSRSRGRGANGGGRGGSRRRCDRTQSRSNDRDGDRERNRERDRDVGHRFAARRRTRSRSNSRQGDRARRGGGGRTLGGHQRGVSSSSPSPSQSPQPSCTPSPSHRGGPPSATALCDKLRKPDTPGGKETGAAKPRMTPQEKLKIRMQKALNRQSKADKRAAQAKVTQQENKRAEREGELRAMARKIRMKERERREKERDEWERQYGRQSHSPSPSKYGRDHSSSRRRSRSRSRSPYYRY, from the exons ATGTGGCAGGAGGCCCGCAAACATGAGCGCAAGCTGCGCGGCATGATGGTGGACTACAAACGCCGCGGCGAGCGCCGGCGAGAGTACTACGAGAAGATC AAAAAGGACCCGGCTCAGTTCCTTCAGGTTCACGGCCGGGCCTATAAGATCCATCTGGACTCGGCCGTGGCGCTCGCCGCAGAAAGCCCCGTCAACAT GATGCCCTGGCAGGGAGACGCCAACAACATGATTGACAGGTTTGACGTGAgggcacacctggacttcatacTCACCTACACCCCTCCGCTCCTCAACACAGC CACACCAGAACAGGAGTCGGAGGAGAGGAAGTGCAACTATGAGCGTTACAGAGGCCTAGTGCAGAACGACTTTGCCAGCA TCTCTGAGGAGCAGTGTTTGTACCAGATCCAAATGGACGAGCTCTATGGTGGCCTGCAGAGGCCAAATGAGGACGATAAGAAAAA GCTTGCCAAGGAGAAGGCCACAATTGGCTACACGTACGAGGACAGTACTGTTACGAAGCctggggaggaagaagagaaaggggaggaggatgACTCTGACAACAGCGAATCAGAGGAGGACGAGGGTATTCCAGACATTG acGTGGAGGTGGACGTTGACGAGCTCAACACAGAGCAGGAGTTGGATCTGAACAAGATGGCCACTCCATATGGAATGGCAGAGGGAGATTTTGTCAG GATGCTGAGGAAAGACAAGGATGAGCTGGAGGCCATTAAACATGCCAAAGCTCTGGAGGCAGAGAAGGCCATGTACTCG GGCCGTCGCTCTCgcagacagaggagggagttCAGAGAGAAGAGACTGAAGGGCAGACAGATCAGCCCACCCAG CTATGCCAGGAGAGACAGCCCAACCTACGATCCCTACAAACG gcCCCAGTCAGAGTCCAGTTCGGAGTCGCGGTCCCGCTCCCGTTCCCCGGGCCCAGAGAAGATCACCTTCATCACCAGCTTCGGAGGCAGTGACGAGGAGGCTGCCGCTGCAACTCAAGCTCCACCCCCTGTCCACACCCCCGCCAACTCGCTGCACCAGCCCGCAGGTCATAGCAGGGGCTCCCG ACGCCGCTCTTCCTCCagcccttcctcctcttccactcatcgctcctcctctcattcctcctctcactCACACCGCGACAGACGccgtggaggagggagggacagacgaCATTCCCGCTCCCGGTCGAGGCGGCGCTCCGACTCGCGGTCCCGGGGTAGAGGAGCCaacggaggaggaagaggggggtcaCGGAGGAGATGCGACCGGACACAGTCCCGCTCCAATGACCGAGATGGAGACCGGGAGAGgaacagggagcgagacagggacgTGGGGCATCGCTTTGCGGCACGCAGGCGCACACG GTCCCGCTCTAACTCTCGACAGGGGGACCGTGCAAGGCGGGGGGGTGGGGGGCGGACTTTGGGAGGCCATCAGAGGGGGGTCAGCAGCAGCAGTCCTAGCCCCTCCCAATCCCCCCAGCCCAGCTGCACCCCTTCCCCCTCACACAGAGGAGGCCCGCCCTCTGCCACTGCACTCTGTGACAAGCTGAGAAA gcCTGATACTCCGGGTGGTAAAGAGACGGGAGCTGCCAAA CCCAGGATGACTCCGCAGGAGAAGCTGAAGATACGCATGCAGAAGGCCCTCAACAGGCAGT CCAAGGCGGATAAGAGAGCAGCCCAGGCGAAAGTCACTCAGCAGGAAAATAAGCGAGCG GAGCGCGAGGGAGAGCTCAGAGCCATGGCACGCAAGATCCGCATGAA ggagCGTGAGcgtcgggagaaagagagggacgaGTGGGAGAGACAGTACGGACGACAAAGCCACTCGCCCTCCCCATCTAAATATG GTCGTGACCACAGCTCATCCAGAAG
- the LOC135546082 gene encoding CLK4-associating serine/arginine rich protein-like isoform X3, which translates to MWQEARKHERKLRGMMVDYKRRGERRREYYEKIKKDPAQFLQVHGRAYKIHLDSAVALAAESPVNMMPWQGDANNMIDRFDVRAHLDFILTYTPPLLNTATPEQESEERKCNYERYRGLVQNDFASISEEQCLYQIQMDELYGGLQRPNEDDKKKLAKEKATIGYTYEDSTVTKPGEEEEKGEEDDSDNSESEEDEGIPDIDVEVDVDELNTEQELDLNKMATPYGMAEGDFVRMLRKDKDELEAIKHAKALEAEKAMYSGRRSRRQRREFREKRLKGRQISPPSYARRDSPTYDPYKRPQSESSSESRSRSRSPGPEKITFITSFGGSDEEAAAATQAPPPVHTPANSLHQPADAALPPALPPLPLIAPPLIPPLTHTATDAVEEGGTDDIPAPGRGGAPTRGPGVEEPTEEEEGGHGGDATGHSPAPMTEMETGRGTGSETGTWGIALRHAGAHGPALTLDRGTVQGGGVGGGLWEAIRGGSAAAVLAPPNPPSPAAPLPPHTEEARPLPLHSVTS; encoded by the exons ATGTGGCAGGAGGCCCGCAAACATGAGCGCAAGCTGCGCGGCATGATGGTGGACTACAAACGCCGCGGCGAGCGCCGGCGAGAGTACTACGAGAAGATC AAAAAGGACCCGGCTCAGTTCCTTCAGGTTCACGGCCGGGCCTATAAGATCCATCTGGACTCGGCCGTGGCGCTCGCCGCAGAAAGCCCCGTCAACAT GATGCCCTGGCAGGGAGACGCCAACAACATGATTGACAGGTTTGACGTGAgggcacacctggacttcatacTCACCTACACCCCTCCGCTCCTCAACACAGC CACACCAGAACAGGAGTCGGAGGAGAGGAAGTGCAACTATGAGCGTTACAGAGGCCTAGTGCAGAACGACTTTGCCAGCA TCTCTGAGGAGCAGTGTTTGTACCAGATCCAAATGGACGAGCTCTATGGTGGCCTGCAGAGGCCAAATGAGGACGATAAGAAAAA GCTTGCCAAGGAGAAGGCCACAATTGGCTACACGTACGAGGACAGTACTGTTACGAAGCctggggaggaagaagagaaaggggaggaggatgACTCTGACAACAGCGAATCAGAGGAGGACGAGGGTATTCCAGACATTG acGTGGAGGTGGACGTTGACGAGCTCAACACAGAGCAGGAGTTGGATCTGAACAAGATGGCCACTCCATATGGAATGGCAGAGGGAGATTTTGTCAG GATGCTGAGGAAAGACAAGGATGAGCTGGAGGCCATTAAACATGCCAAAGCTCTGGAGGCAGAGAAGGCCATGTACTCG GGCCGTCGCTCTCgcagacagaggagggagttCAGAGAGAAGAGACTGAAGGGCAGACAGATCAGCCCACCCAG CTATGCCAGGAGAGACAGCCCAACCTACGATCCCTACAAACG gcCCCAGTCAGAGTCCAGTTCGGAGTCGCGGTCCCGCTCCCGTTCCCCGGGCCCAGAGAAGATCACCTTCATCACCAGCTTCGGAGGCAGTGACGAGGAGGCTGCCGCTGCAACTCAAGCTCCACCCCCTGTCCACACCCCCGCCAACTCGCTGCACCAGCCCGCAG ACGCCGCTCTTCCTCCagcccttcctcctcttccactcatcgctcctcctctcattcctcctctcactCACACCGCGACAGACGccgtggaggagggagggacagacgaCATTCCCGCTCCCGGTCGAGGCGGCGCTCCGACTCGCGGTCCCGGGGTAGAGGAGCCaacggaggaggaagaggggggtcaCGGAGGAGATGCGACCGGACACAGTCCCGCTCCAATGACCGAGATGGAGACCGGGAGAGgaacagggagcgagacagggacgTGGGGCATCGCTTTGCGGCACGCAGGCGCACACG GTCCCGCTCTAACTCTCGACAGGGGGACCGTGCAAGGCGGGGGGGTGGGGGGCGGACTTTGGGAGGCCATCAGAGGGGGGTCAGCAGCAGCAGTCCTAGCCCCTCCCAATCCCCCCAGCCCAGCTGCACCCCTTCCCCCTCACACAGAGGAGGCCCGCCCTCTGCCACTGCACTCTGTGACAAGCTGA